From the genome of Helicobacter pylori, one region includes:
- a CDS encoding R.Pab1 family restriction endonuclease, producing the protein MSLIKVSGDKKVIEVSIPLTSISGKVRVKIRNAFSDYDISTATRKIPLSLKHYVEWQIGYDVPIKDKEKFELTTLKDEKYHFLGANNKVKTLYELSEIIYYAKQLGLISLENLENTLKYLEKQKQFIEDNFMITRERFRSHQFGGMDFKFSHISYPLLIHSFNDNQLSEMVIREQQYGSKTQAMLYFCFSVLELKTATPLLNRTAALKEHALLIIHKTNALMFLETLKIFGLLSQAHHNDVLKILEKILQN; encoded by the coding sequence GTGAGTTTGATTAAAGTTAGTGGTGATAAAAAAGTGATTGAGGTTTCTATTCCTTTAACTTCAATTTCAGGCAAAGTGCGTGTGAAAATCAGAAATGCCTTTAGCGACTATGATATTTCAACAGCGACCAGAAAAATCCCTCTCAGTTTAAAACATTATGTAGAGTGGCAAATCGGTTATGATGTTCCCATTAAAGATAAAGAAAAATTTGAACTCACTACTTTAAAAGATGAAAAATATCATTTTTTAGGGGCTAATAATAAGGTAAAAACTCTTTATGAATTAAGCGAAATAATTTATTACGCTAAGCAATTAGGTTTAATCAGTTTAGAAAATTTAGAAAATACTTTAAAATATTTAGAAAAACAAAAACAATTTATAGAAGATAATTTTATGATTACAAGAGAAAGATTTAGATCGCATCAATTTGGCGGCATGGATTTTAAATTTTCACATATTTCTTATCCTTTACTCATTCATTCTTTTAACGATAATCAGTTGAGCGAAATGGTTATTAGAGAACAACAATATGGCTCTAAAACCCAAGCCATGCTGTATTTTTGCTTTTCTGTTTTGGAGTTAAAAACCGCTACCCCCTTATTAAACAGAACGGCTGCACTCAAAGAACATGCTCTTTTGATTATCCATAAAACCAACGCTCTCATGTTTTTAGAAACGCTTAAAATTTTTGGACTTTTAAGCCAAGCGCACCATAACGATGTGTTAAAGATTTTAGAAAAAATACTTCAAAATTAA
- the gyrB gene encoding DNA topoisomerase (ATP-hydrolyzing) subunit B, producing the protein MQNYQSHSIKVLKGLEGVRKRPGMYIGDTNVGGLHHMVYEVVDNAVDESMAGFCDTINITLTDEGSCIVEDNGRGIPVDIHPTEKIPACTVVLTILHAGGKFDNDTYKVSGGLHGVGVSVVNALSKRLVMTIKKEGQIYRQEFEKGVPVSDLEIIGKTKSAKESGTTIEFFPDESVMEVVEFQAGILQKRFKEMAYLNDGLKISFKEEKTQLQETYFYEDGLKQFVKDSAKKELLTPIILFKSMDEETHTSIEVALAYADDYNENTLSFVNNIKTSEGGTHEAGFKMGLSKAILQYIDNNIKTKESRPISEDIKEGLIAVVSLKMSEPLFEGQTKSKLGSSYVRALVSKLVYDKIHQFLEENPNEAKIIANKALLAAKAREASKKARELTRKKDNLSVGTLPGKLADCQSKDPLESEIFLVEGDSAGGSAKQGRDRVFQAILPLKGKILNVEKSHLSKILKSEEIKNMITAFGCGIQESFDIERLRYHKIIIMTDADVDGSHIQTLLMTFFYRYLRPLIEQGHVYIAQAPLYKYKKGKTEIYLKDSVALDHFLIEHGINSVDIEGIGKNDLMGLLKVVCHYRYTLLELEKRFNLLEILRFLIENKDALSFDMKILEKSILEKLEGLNYQILRSFATEESLHLHAQTPKGLVEFNLDDNLFKEVLFEEAHYTYQKLMEYNLDFLENKDILAFLEEVENHAKKGANIQRYKGLGEMNPNDLWETTMHKENRSLIKLKIEDSEKTDAVFSLCMGDEVEPRRAFIQAHAKDVKQLDV; encoded by the coding sequence ATGCAAAATTACCAGAGCCATAGTATTAAGGTTTTAAAAGGCTTAGAGGGAGTTAGGAAACGCCCTGGAATGTATATTGGCGATACCAATGTGGGTGGGTTGCACCACATGGTGTATGAAGTCGTGGATAACGCTGTAGATGAGAGCATGGCGGGTTTTTGCGATACGATTAATATCACTTTGACTGATGAGGGTTCGTGCATTGTAGAAGATAACGGGCGAGGCATTCCTGTAGATATTCACCCCACGGAAAAAATCCCCGCTTGCACCGTGGTTTTAACGATTTTGCATGCGGGGGGCAAGTTTGATAATGATACTTATAAGGTTTCAGGCGGTTTGCATGGCGTGGGTGTTTCGGTCGTGAACGCTTTAAGCAAACGCTTGGTTATGACTATTAAAAAAGAGGGTCAAATCTATCGCCAAGAGTTTGAAAAGGGTGTCCCTGTTAGCGATCTTGAAATCATTGGCAAAACCAAAAGCGCTAAAGAAAGCGGCACGACTATTGAATTTTTCCCTGATGAAAGCGTGATGGAAGTCGTTGAATTTCAAGCGGGTATTTTGCAAAAACGCTTCAAAGAAATGGCGTATCTTAACGACGGCTTAAAAATTTCTTTCAAAGAAGAAAAAACCCAACTGCAAGAGACTTATTTCTATGAAGACGGCTTGAAACAATTCGTTAAAGACAGTGCTAAAAAAGAATTGCTCACCCCCATTATTTTGTTTAAAAGCATGGATGAAGAAACGCACACTTCTATAGAAGTCGCTCTAGCGTATGCTGATGATTATAACGAAAACACTTTAAGCTTTGTGAATAACATTAAAACTTCTGAGGGCGGCACGCATGAAGCGGGCTTTAAAATGGGCTTGTCTAAAGCGATTTTACAATATATTGACAATAACATTAAAACCAAAGAGTCGCGCCCCATCTCTGAAGACATTAAAGAAGGGTTGATCGCGGTTGTGAGTTTGAAAATGAGCGAGCCTTTATTTGAAGGGCAGACTAAATCCAAACTCGGTAGTTCGTATGTGCGCGCGTTAGTTTCAAAATTAGTCTATGATAAAATCCATCAATTTTTAGAAGAAAACCCTAACGAAGCGAAAATCATTGCCAATAAAGCCCTTTTAGCTGCAAAAGCCAGAGAAGCCAGTAAGAAAGCCAGAGAGCTTACAAGGAAAAAAGACAATTTGAGTGTCGGCACTTTGCCTGGAAAATTAGCCGATTGCCAGAGTAAAGATCCCTTAGAGAGTGAAATCTTTTTAGTAGAGGGCGATAGTGCGGGCGGGAGTGCTAAACAAGGGCGCGATAGGGTTTTCCAAGCGATCTTGCCCTTAAAAGGTAAGATTTTGAATGTGGAAAAAAGCCATTTGTCAAAAATCCTAAAATCAGAAGAAATTAAAAACATGATCACGGCTTTTGGGTGCGGCATTCAAGAGAGTTTTGATATAGAAAGATTGCGCTATCATAAAATCATTATCATGACCGATGCTGATGTGGATGGGAGCCATATCCAAACCTTGCTGATGACTTTTTTCTATCGTTATTTACGCCCGCTGATTGAACAAGGGCATGTTTATATCGCTCAAGCCCCTCTTTACAAATACAAGAAAGGCAAGACAGAAATCTATCTTAAAGACAGCGTCGCTTTGGATCATTTTTTAATTGAGCATGGCATCAATTCGGTGGATATTGAAGGGATTGGCAAGAACGATTTGATGGGTTTGTTAAAAGTGGTGTGCCATTACCGCTACACGCTTTTGGAATTAGAAAAACGCTTCAATTTGCTAGAAATTTTACGCTTTTTGATTGAAAATAAGGACGCTTTAAGCTTTGATATGAAAATTTTAGAAAAAAGCATTTTAGAAAAATTAGAGGGCTTGAATTATCAGATCTTACGCTCTTTTGCGACTGAAGAAAGCTTGCATTTGCATGCGCAAACCCCTAAAGGCTTGGTGGAATTTAACCTGGATGACAATCTCTTTAAGGAAGTGTTGTTTGAAGAAGCGCATTACACTTACCAAAAGCTTATGGAGTATAATTTAGATTTCTTAGAAAATAAGGATATTTTGGCGTTTTTAGAAGAAGTGGAAAATCACGCTAAAAAGGGAGCTAATATCCAGCGCTATAAGGGGCTAGGCGAGATGAACCCTAATGATTTGTGGGAAACGACCATGCATAAAGAAAACCGCAGCTTAATCAAACTCAAAATTGAAGATTCAGAAAAAACCGATGCAGTGTTTTCGCTTTGCATGGGCGATGAAGTAGAGCCTAGAAGAGCCTTTATCCAAGCGCATGCTAAAGATGTGAAGCAGCTAGATGTATAA
- the dnaN gene encoding DNA polymerase III subunit beta: MKISVSKNDLENTLRYLQAFLDKKDASSIASHIHLEVIKEKLFLKASDSDIGLKSYISTQSTDKEGVGTINGKKFLDIISCLKDSNIILETKDDSLVIKQNKSSFKLPMFDADEFPEFPVIEPKVSLEVNTPFLTDAFKKIAPVIEQTSHKRELAGILMQFNQKHQTLSVVGTDTKRLSYTRLEKVSIHSSEEDISCILPKRALLEILKLFYENFSFKSDGMLAVVENETHTFFTKLIDGNYPDYQKILPKEYLSSFTLDKEEFKESIKLCSSLSSTIKLTLEKNNALFESLDSEHSETAKTSVEIEKGLDIEKAFHLGVNAKFFLEALNALGTTQFVLKCNEPSSPFLIQESLDEKQSHLNAKISTLMMPITL, from the coding sequence ATGAAAATTAGTGTTAGTAAAAACGATTTAGAAAATACTTTGCGCTACTTGCAAGCTTTTTTGGATAAAAAGGACGCTTCTTCTATCGCTTCACACATCCATTTAGAAGTCATTAAAGAAAAGCTTTTTTTAAAAGCCAGCGATTCAGATATTGGGTTAAAAAGCTATATTTCTACGCAATCTACCGATAAAGAGGGCGTTGGCACGATCAATGGGAAAAAGTTTTTGGATATTATCTCATGTTTAAAAGACTCTAATATTATTTTAGAGACTAAAGATGACAGCTTGGTGATCAAACAAAATAAAAGCTCTTTCAAACTCCCCATGTTTGACGCTGATGAATTTCCTGAATTTCCTGTTATTGAGCCAAAAGTGAGTTTAGAAGTCAATACCCCCTTTTTAACAGACGCGTTTAAAAAGATTGCTCCTGTGATTGAGCAAACCAGCCATAAAAGGGAATTAGCCGGTATTTTAATGCAATTCAATCAAAAACATCAAACCCTTTCAGTGGTAGGCACGGATACCAAACGGCTCTCTTACACTCGGTTAGAAAAAGTCTCTATCCATTCCAGTGAAGAAGACATCTCTTGTATTTTACCTAAAAGGGCTTTATTAGAAATCCTTAAGCTTTTTTATGAAAATTTCAGTTTTAAAAGCGATGGCATGTTAGCGGTGGTTGAAAACGAAACGCACACTTTTTTCACCAAGCTCATTGATGGGAATTACCCTGATTATCAAAAAATCCTCCCTAAAGAATACCTTTCTTCTTTCACTTTAGACAAGGAAGAATTTAAAGAGAGCATTAAATTGTGCAGTTCTTTAAGCTCCACTATTAAACTCACTTTAGAAAAAAACAACGCTTTGTTTGAATCTTTGGATTCTGAGCATAGCGAAACGGCTAAAACCTCTGTTGAGATTGAAAAAGGTTTGGATATTGAAAAAGCCTTTCATTTGGGCGTGAACGCTAAATTTTTCCTTGAAGCTTTAAACGCTTTAGGGACAACGCAATTTGTTTTAAAATGCAATGAGCCTTCTTCGCCTTTTTTGATCCAAGAGTCTCTTGACGAAAAGCAAAGCCACTTGAACGCTAAAATTTCCACTTTGATGATGCCAATCACACTATAA
- a CDS encoding phospholipase A, with amino-acid sequence MKSILLFMIFAVCQLEGKKFSQDNFKVDYNYYLRKQDLHIIKTQNDLSNSWYLPPQKAPKEHSWVDFAKKYLNMMDYLGTYFMPFYHSFTPIYQWYHPNINPYQRNEFKFQISFRVPVFRHILWTKGTLYLAYTQTNWFQIYNNPQSAPMRMMNFMPELIYVYPINFKPFGGKIGNFSEIWIGWQHISNGVGGAECYQPFNKEGNPENQFPGEPVIVKDYNGQKDVRWGGCRSVSAGQRPVFRLVWEKGGLKIMVAYWPYVPYDQSNPNLIDYMGYGNAKIDYRRGRHHFELQLYDIFTQYWRYDRWHGAFRLGYTYRINPFVGIYAQWFNGYGDGLYEYDVFSNRIGVGIRLNP; translated from the coding sequence ATGAAAAGCATTTTGCTCTTTATGATTTTTGCAGTTTGTCAGTTAGAAGGCAAAAAATTTTCACAAGATAATTTTAAGGTGGATTATAACTACTATTTGCGCAAACAGGATTTGCACATCATTAAAACGCAAAACGATTTGTCCAATTCCTGGTATCTCCCTCCACAAAAAGCCCCCAAAGAACATTCTTGGGTGGATTTTGCTAAAAAATATTTAAACATGATGGATTATCTAGGCACTTATTTTATGCCTTTTTATCATAGTTTCACCCCCATTTACCAATGGTACCACCCCAATATCAACCCGTATCAACGCAATGAGTTTAAGTTCCAAATTAGTTTTAGAGTGCCTGTATTTAGGCATATTCTTTGGACTAAAGGCACGCTTTATCTGGCTTATACCCAAACTAACTGGTTTCAAATTTACAATAACCCCCAATCCGCTCCCATGCGAATGATGAATTTCATGCCTGAACTCATTTATGTTTATCCTATTAATTTTAAACCTTTTGGGGGTAAAATAGGGAATTTTTCTGAAATTTGGATAGGTTGGCAACACATTTCTAATGGCGTGGGGGGTGCTGAATGCTATCAGCCTTTTAATAAAGAAGGTAATCCTGAAAACCAGTTTCCAGGAGAGCCTGTAATCGTTAAAGATTATAACGGGCAAAAAGATGTGCGTTGGGGGGGGTGTCGTTCTGTGAGCGCGGGGCAACGCCCTGTGTTTCGTTTGGTGTGGGAAAAGGGAGGCTTGAAAATCATGGTCGCTTATTGGCCCTATGTCCCTTATGATCAATCCAACCCTAATTTGATTGATTATATGGGGTATGGTAACGCTAAAATTGATTACAGGAGAGGACGCCATCATTTTGAATTGCAACTTTATGATATTTTCACGCAATACTGGCGTTATGATCGCTGGCATGGAGCTTTCCGCTTAGGCTACACCTACCGCATTAACCCTTTTGTGGGGATTTATGCACAGTGGTTTAACGGCTATGGCGATGGCTTGTATGAATACGATGTTTTTTCCAATCGTATAGGGGTAGGAATACGCTTAAACCCTTAA
- a CDS encoding sodium-dependent transporter, which translates to MGKFSKLGFILATLGSSIGLGHIWRFPYMVGHNGGSAFVLLYLVLTLSLGVAMLLVEMLIGNLGKKDVISNYQILDPKRKRYYPFTSFFILGGPLILSFYAVVLGWVLYYLFVVTFDLPKDLEQAKMQFSMLQNGSLIWPVIGFSACLLPTIWFVSRGIEEGIEKLNVVLMPLLFVIFIGLLIYAMTLESMPKALRFLFDFEIQKIDFKVVMDALGQMFFSLSLGVGTIITYSAFTPKKENLFKSSLFIVLPGILISLIAGVMIFTFVFEYHADVSQGPGLVFISLPLTFAKMGISGQIVSLFFFMALIFAGITSTVSLVEPLALYLINRFNFSRLKASLWIGIVVYVLGVLVILSMNERYAKFLSFAHKSVFGWLDFITSSFLMPLGGLFSVLFVGWILNKKHSLLATKHFFNANAFKAWHFSVRFIAPVVILAIFILQFK; encoded by the coding sequence ATGGGAAAATTTTCTAAATTAGGCTTTATTTTAGCCACTTTGGGTAGCTCTATCGGTTTAGGGCATATCTGGCGCTTTCCTTATATGGTAGGCCATAATGGGGGGAGTGCGTTTGTGCTTTTATATCTAGTGCTAACCTTGAGTTTAGGCGTTGCTATGCTTTTAGTAGAAATGCTGATTGGGAATTTGGGTAAAAAAGATGTTATCTCTAATTATCAAATACTAGATCCTAAAAGGAAAAGATATTACCCTTTCACTTCTTTTTTTATTTTAGGCGGTCCTCTCATTTTATCCTTTTATGCGGTGGTGTTAGGCTGGGTGCTTTACTATCTTTTTGTGGTAACTTTTGATTTGCCTAAAGATTTAGAGCAAGCTAAAATGCAATTTAGCATGCTCCAAAATGGCAGTTTAATCTGGCCTGTTATTGGCTTTAGTGCATGCTTATTGCCGACAATATGGTTTGTTTCTAGGGGGATTGAAGAGGGGATTGAAAAATTAAATGTAGTACTTATGCCGTTATTGTTTGTGATTTTCATAGGGCTTTTAATCTATGCGATGACTTTAGAAAGCATGCCTAAAGCTTTGCGCTTTTTATTTGATTTTGAGATTCAAAAGATTGATTTTAAGGTTGTTATGGACGCTTTAGGGCAGATGTTCTTTTCTTTGAGTTTGGGGGTAGGCACAATTATTACTTATTCAGCTTTCACGCCCAAAAAAGAAAATCTATTCAAAAGCTCTTTATTTATTGTCTTGCCTGGTATTTTAATCTCTTTGATTGCTGGGGTGATGATTTTTACCTTTGTGTTTGAATACCATGCAGATGTGTCTCAAGGGCCAGGGCTTGTTTTTATTTCCTTACCTTTGACTTTCGCTAAAATGGGAATAAGCGGGCAGATCGTCTCGCTTTTTTTCTTCATGGCGCTTATTTTTGCTGGGATCACTTCTACGGTTTCTTTGGTAGAGCCTTTAGCGCTTTATTTAATCAATCGTTTTAATTTTTCGCGTCTTAAGGCGTCGCTATGGATAGGGATTGTCGTGTATGTTTTAGGCGTTTTAGTCATTCTTTCTATGAATGAACGATACGCTAAGTTTTTGAGTTTTGCTCATAAGAGCGTGTTTGGATGGCTGGATTTCATCACTTCTTCATTTTTAATGCCTTTGGGAGGCTTGTTTTCAGTTTTGTTTGTAGGATGGATTTTAAATAAAAAGCACTCTCTTTTAGCCACGAAGCATTTCTTTAATGCAAACGCTTTTAAAGCGTGGCATTTCAGCGTTCGTTTTATCGCACCTGTAGTGATTTTAGCGATTTTCATCTTGCAATTTAAGTGA
- a CDS encoding sodium-dependent transporter, which translates to MGNHFSKLGFVLAALGSAIGLGHIWRFPYMTGVSGGGAFVLLFLFLSLSVGAAMFIAEMLLGQSTQKNVIEAFKELDTNPKKRWKYAGLLLISGPLILTFYGTILGWVLYYLVSISFNLPNSIQESEQIFNDTLQSIRLQSIGLFSVLLITGWIVSRGIKEGIEKLNLVLMPLLFATFFGLLFYAMGMDSFSKAFHFMFDFKPKDLTSQVFTYSLGQVFFSLSIGLGINITYAAVTDKTQNLLKSTIWVVLSGILISLVAGLMIFTFVFEYGANVSQGTGLIFTSLPVVFGQMGAIGTLVSVLFLLALAFAGITSTVALLEPSVMYLTERYQYSRFKVTWGLVVLIFIVGVVLIFSLHNDYKDSLTFFEKSLFDWLDFASSTIIMPLGGMATFIFMGWVLKKEKLRLLSTHFLGPKLFATWYFLLKYITPLIVFSIWLSKIY; encoded by the coding sequence ATGGGTAATCATTTTTCTAAATTAGGATTTGTTTTAGCCGCATTAGGAAGCGCGATAGGTTTAGGGCATATTTGGCGTTTCCCCTATATGACCGGGGTGAGTGGTGGGGGTGCTTTTGTTTTATTGTTTTTATTTTTATCTTTAAGCGTTGGTGCGGCGATGTTTATCGCTGAAATGCTATTAGGACAAAGCACGCAAAAAAATGTAATAGAAGCTTTTAAAGAGCTTGACACTAACCCTAAAAAACGCTGGAAATACGCAGGGCTTTTGCTTATTTCTGGGCCTTTAATACTGACTTTTTACGGCACGATTTTAGGCTGGGTGCTTTATTATTTAGTGAGCATTAGTTTTAATTTGCCTAACAGTATCCAAGAATCTGAACAAATCTTTAATGATACCTTACAATCCATTAGGTTACAATCCATAGGGCTTTTTAGCGTTTTATTGATAACCGGATGGATTGTTTCTAGGGGGATTAAAGAAGGCATTGAAAAACTCAATTTGGTTTTAATGCCCTTACTCTTTGCTACTTTTTTTGGTTTGCTTTTCTATGCGATGGGCATGGATTCTTTTTCTAAAGCTTTTCATTTCATGTTTGATTTCAAACCAAAAGATTTGACTTCTCAAGTGTTCACTTATTCCTTGGGGCAGGTTTTCTTTTCTTTAAGCATAGGTTTAGGGATCAATATCACTTATGCTGCGGTTACTGATAAAACGCAGAATTTGCTTAAAAGCACTATTTGGGTGGTTTTGTCAGGGATTTTGATTTCTCTTGTGGCAGGGCTTATGATTTTCACTTTTGTATTTGAATATGGGGCGAATGTCTCACAAGGTACAGGGTTAATCTTCACTTCTTTACCGGTGGTTTTTGGCCAAATGGGAGCGATAGGCACTCTTGTTTCAGTTCTTTTCTTGCTCGCGCTCGCTTTTGCTGGCATCACTTCTACGGTGGCTTTATTAGAGCCAAGCGTGATGTATCTTACCGAAAGGTATCAATACTCTCGTTTTAAGGTTACTTGGGGTCTTGTAGTGCTAATTTTTATCGTAGGCGTGGTGTTGATTTTTTCGCTTCATAACGATTATAAAGACTCACTCACTTTCTTTGAAAAAAGTCTTTTTGATTGGTTAGATTTTGCCTCAAGCACCATTATCATGCCTTTAGGCGGGATGGCAACCTTTATTTTTATGGGCTGGGTTTTGAAAAAAGAAAAATTGCGTCTTTTGAGCACACACTTTTTAGGCCCTAAATTGTTTGCAACTTGGTATTTCTTGCTTAAATATATCACCCCTTTAATTGTGTTTTCCATTTGGTTGAGCAAGATTTATTAA
- the ybgC gene encoding acyl-CoA thioesterase YbgC: MRCRVYYEDTDSEGVVYHANYLKYCERARSEFFFKQNVLPENEEGVFVIRSIKADFFTPASLGQVLEIRTQIKELRKVFVVLFQEIYCIQNASLEPMKPFKVFASEIKFGFVNRSTYSPIAIPKLFKELLNAV; this comes from the coding sequence ATGCGCTGTAGGGTATATTACGAAGATACCGACTCTGAAGGCGTGGTCTATCATGCGAATTATTTAAAATATTGCGAAAGGGCTAGGAGCGAGTTTTTTTTTAAACAAAATGTCTTGCCAGAAAATGAAGAAGGCGTGTTTGTTATCCGCTCTATCAAAGCGGATTTTTTCACCCCAGCAAGCCTTGGGCAGGTCTTAGAAATAAGAACGCAAATTAAAGAATTAAGAAAGGTTTTTGTGGTGCTTTTCCAAGAAATTTATTGTATCCAAAACGCTTCCTTAGAACCCATGAAGCCTTTTAAAGTTTTTGCTTCAGAAATCAAGTTTGGCTTTGTCAATCGCTCTACATACAGCCCTATTGCCATTCCTAAATTGTTTAAGGAGTTGCTCAATGCCGTCTGA
- a CDS encoding DUF493 family protein — translation MPSDLEKPTIIYPCLWDYRVIMITNDTSALKELLETYQRPFKLEFKNASKNAKFYSFNVSMEVSNEAERNEIFQKISQLDIVAHVL, via the coding sequence ATGCCGTCTGATTTAGAAAAACCCACTATTATTTACCCTTGCCTTTGGGATTATAGGGTTATTATGATCACCAACGATACAAGTGCGTTAAAAGAGCTTTTAGAAACCTACCAACGCCCCTTTAAATTGGAATTTAAAAACGCTTCTAAAAACGCTAAATTTTATAGTTTTAATGTTTCTATGGAAGTTTCAAACGAAGCAGAACGGAATGAGATTTTTCAAAAAATTTCACAATTAGATATTGTGGCACATGTGCTTTAA
- the murD gene encoding UDP-N-acetylmuramoyl-L-alanine--D-glutamate ligase has protein sequence MKISLFGHGKTTLALGRFFKKNHNEVKFFDDKFTSFFKDSEGFLCYPSKDFNPNDSQLEIVSPGISFTHPLVIKAKHLVSEYDYIDSLFDLVFTPTIISISGTNGKTTTTEMLTTLLEDFKAVSGGNIGTPLIELFEKQSLLWVLETSSFSLHYTNKAYPLIYLLINVEADHVTWHCNFENYLNAKLKVLTLMPKTSLAILPLKFKEHPMIQNSQAQKIFFDKSEEILECLEIPSNALCFKGAFLLDAALALLVYEQFLKIKNLKWQDYRENALKRLNAFKIGSHKMEEFRDKQGRLWVDDSKATNIDATLQALKTFKNQKIHLILGGDIKGVNLTPLFEEFKNHEVSLYAIGSSAFIIQALASEFNVSCQVCLELEKAVQEIKSVLSPNEMALLSPSAASLDQFSSYKERGEKFKAFVLRD, from the coding sequence ATGAAAATCTCTTTATTTGGGCATGGCAAAACCACTCTAGCCTTAGGGCGTTTTTTTAAAAAAAACCATAACGAAGTCAAATTTTTTGATGATAAATTCACTTCATTTTTTAAAGATAGCGAGGGTTTTCTTTGCTATCCCAGCAAGGATTTTAACCCTAATGATTCCCAACTAGAGATAGTCAGCCCTGGCATTAGTTTCACGCACCCTTTAGTCATAAAAGCCAAGCATTTAGTGAGCGAATACGATTATATTGATAGCTTGTTTGATTTGGTTTTCACGCCTACCATAATAAGTATTAGCGGCACTAATGGTAAAACCACCACGACAGAAATGCTCACTACGCTTTTAGAAGATTTTAAGGCTGTGAGTGGGGGGAATATCGGCACGCCCTTGATTGAATTGTTTGAAAAACAATCGCTTTTGTGGGTGTTAGAAACAAGCTCCTTTTCTTTGCATTACACGAATAAGGCTTACCCTTTAATCTACTTGCTCATCAATGTAGAAGCCGATCATGTGACTTGGCATTGCAATTTTGAAAATTATTTGAACGCTAAACTCAAGGTTCTAACACTGATGCCTAAAACTTCGCTCGCTATCCTCCCTTTAAAATTCAAAGAACACCCTATGATTCAAAATTCGCAAGCACAAAAAATCTTTTTTGACAAAAGCGAAGAGATTTTAGAGTGTTTAGAAATCCCTTCTAACGCCCTTTGTTTTAAGGGAGCGTTTTTATTAGACGCTGCCTTAGCCCTTTTAGTTTATGAACAATTTTTAAAAATAAAGAATTTAAAATGGCAAGATTATAGAGAAAACGCCCTTAAAAGGCTGAACGCTTTTAAAATCGGCTCGCATAAAATGGAAGAATTTAGGGATAAACAAGGGCGTTTGTGGGTAGATGACAGCAAAGCCACGAACATTGATGCCACCTTACAAGCCCTAAAAACCTTTAAAAACCAAAAAATCCATTTGATTTTAGGGGGCGATATTAAAGGGGTCAATTTAACCCCCCTTTTTGAAGAATTTAAAAACCATGAAGTAAGCCTTTATGCGATAGGATCAAGCGCTTTTATCATCCAAGCCTTAGCGTCAGAATTTAATGTTTCTTGTCAAGTTTGTTTGGAGTTAGAAAAAGCGGTTCAAGAAATTAAAAGCGTTTTATCGCCAAATGAAATGGCTTTGCTTTCACCCAGTGCGGCTAGTTTGGATCAATTTTCTTCGTATAAAGAAAGGGGTGAAAAATTTAAAGCGTTTGTTTTAAGGGATTAA